A region from the Methanofollis liminatans DSM 4140 genome encodes:
- a CDS encoding CBS domain-containing protein, with protein MEPTEIPVTAVMSGAPSTIPPDTPLPEIFELFSQTGCIDLVVSGPENRFLGFITALDLLTAVGHVIGVRSRKRTTCIDCLLRGDAAVAADIMTRGHITIPDTATVREAMEAMERYRYPVLVVVDGAGAVVGRIEVCMIIAHLRITGHL; from the coding sequence ATGGAACCGACAGAGATTCCCGTCACCGCCGTCATGTCAGGCGCGCCGTCCACCATCCCCCCAGACACGCCGCTGCCCGAAATATTTGAACTATTTTCCCAAACCGGTTGCATCGATCTCGTCGTATCAGGACCAGAAAATCGTTTTCTCGGTTTTATCACCGCACTCGACCTCCTCACCGCCGTCGGGCACGTCATCGGCGTGCGGAGCCGGAAAAGGACCACCTGCATCGACTGCCTCCTGAGGGGGGACGCAGCGGTCGCTGCAGACATCATGACCAGGGGGCATATCACGATCCCCGATACCGCCACCGTGCGGGAGGCGATGGAGGCGATGGAACGCTACCGCTACCCGGTCCTCGTCGTCGTCGACGGTGCCGGTGCGGTCGTCGGGCGCATCGAGGTCTGCATGATCATCGCGCACCTGCGGATCACCGGCCACCTCTGA
- a CDS encoding PAS domain S-box protein encodes MMPDLDEDCEQIRILHMDNDPDLSRYIENISEKKRFLVVSCTSDQEALELLTREAFDIVIAEHLPPRMDGIALLRAARLIAPHLPFIFFTGSQDEDLPIDALNNGADHYIRKNRDPKSLSSGLGEAIFHAVRKIEEGRDQRENIRYIAEHCTDLIIVTDRDGEIVSVSPSSMTMLGYAPEEFPGAVLNDDQITGREIARRAGDGEEDRERAHEAGREIRVRKRDGAYATLDVRCSPICAGGARQGTLVIARDVTDLKREEERLRDVNKRLALLSSVTRHDILNQVAVLVGYLELLGEDLEDRPDLADVLKIIETATRKIEQQITFTREYEKIGIKAPCWQNVRDVLGNAQGPRKLKGVDLVVSTGTLEVYADQMLYKAFSSLIDNAVRHAGAFTTISVTFRTEGPEGIITFRDNGVGVSDAIKERIFSKGFGLDAGFGLYLTREILDITGISIAERGEAGKGACFEIRLPAGTWRC; translated from the coding sequence ATGATGCCTGATCTGGATGAGGACTGCGAACAGATACGGATCCTCCACATGGACAACGATCCAGATCTCTCCAGATATATCGAGAATATTTCAGAAAAAAAACGTTTTTTAGTCGTATCCTGTACGTCAGACCAGGAAGCGCTTGAACTGCTCACCAGAGAGGCTTTCGATATCGTCATCGCCGAACACCTTCCTCCGCGCATGGACGGCATCGCCCTCCTCAGAGCTGCCCGCCTCATTGCTCCCCATCTCCCGTTCATCTTCTTCACCGGGAGCCAGGACGAGGACCTTCCGATAGACGCCCTGAATAACGGCGCAGATCACTATATCAGAAAAAATAGGGATCCGAAATCTCTATCCTCCGGCCTTGGGGAAGCCATCTTTCACGCCGTCAGAAAAATAGAGGAAGGGAGGGATCAGAGGGAAAACATCAGGTATATCGCCGAACACTGCACCGACCTCATCATCGTCACCGACCGGGATGGAGAGATTGTCTCTGTCTCCCCCTCGTCCATGACCATGCTCGGCTATGCGCCTGAAGAATTTCCCGGCGCCGTACTCAACGACGACCAGATCACCGGCAGGGAGATCGCCCGCAGGGCTGGAGATGGGGAGGAGGACCGCGAGCGAGCGCACGAAGCCGGCAGGGAGATCAGGGTCAGGAAGAGAGACGGCGCATATGCAACCCTGGACGTGCGGTGCTCCCCCATCTGTGCCGGCGGCGCACGCCAGGGCACCCTGGTGATCGCACGGGACGTCACAGACCTGAAGCGAGAGGAGGAGAGGCTCAGGGACGTCAATAAAAGACTCGCGCTCCTCTCCTCGGTCACCAGGCACGACATCCTCAATCAGGTGGCGGTGCTGGTCGGATACCTCGAACTCCTCGGGGAAGACCTTGAGGATCGGCCCGACCTTGCCGACGTCCTGAAGATCATCGAGACGGCGACCAGAAAGATCGAGCAGCAGATCACCTTCACCAGAGAGTACGAAAAAATCGGGATAAAGGCGCCCTGCTGGCAAAATGTCAGGGACGTCCTCGGGAACGCACAGGGACCGAGGAAACTGAAGGGGGTGGATCTTGTCGTCTCCACCGGCACCCTTGAGGTCTATGCCGACCAGATGCTGTACAAAGCCTTCTCCAGCCTGATCGATAATGCCGTCAGGCATGCCGGGGCGTTCACCACGATCTCAGTCACCTTCAGGACTGAGGGGCCTGAGGGGATTATCACCTTCAGGGACAACGGCGTTGGCGTGTCCGATGCAATCAAGGAGCGGATCTTTTCCAAAGGCTTCGGATTGGATGCCGGTTTCGGGCTGTATCTCACGCGGGAGATACTCGATATAACCGGGATCTCAATCGCGGAGAGGGGGGAGGCCGGAAAGGGGGCATGTTTCGAGATCCGCCTCCCGGCCGGGACATGGCGGTGCTGA
- a CDS encoding cation-translocating P-type ATPase → MQYHTLNREELVGALHTADTGLDLSEAGQRLEHYGPNEIERKKRKNYLKEYFVQFTHFFAVLLELAAVLSFLADLYSPGEGYDVLGYAIFGAVVVNATFAFWQEYKADRTVDALLKLIPSLVKVRRGGEIAKVDARLLVPGDILIVEEGDRIGADAVILEANSLYVNIATLTGESRPVRRFPGADRSETILDAKNVLFAGTTVESGNGVAAVFGTGRNTEFGKIASLAKEVKKRLTPMQTEIIRITRILTVAALLVGGVFFLLGFFSGQGFLIAAIFALSLIVANVPEGMLPTITLSLSLASQNMARRNALIKNLDSVQTLGSATVICTDKTGTITRNEMTLKEIYLAGGETISITGEGYDQDGEFVFAGERSGADERLHFFLLAGMLNCRATIEENGVFGDPTELSIIAAARKGRIENNGYAKLQEFPFTSERKMMSTSYEKGGETFIFSKGALEVLLPLSDYFVDDAGRVMPFDESNRARLVARAEDLERKAYRVLAVAYGRGEEERGFIMLGLVAIMDLPRSEVFDAIATCRRAGIRVLMLTGDNPLTAEAIARTIGLQVDLVLTGDETRRMPDEKLEDLLKHQNVLFARMRSEQKLRIASLLQRNGEVVAMTGDGVNDAPALRKADIGISMGTKGTEVAKEAADMILLDDNFASIVAAIEEGRTVYFNIKKFVTYILSSNIPEIVPYILQFFLRIPLPLSVIQILSIDLGSDLLPGLALGSEAPEEDIMDRPPVGKNERILDWEVFKRGYFFLGAIEGAAAMVAFLGFLFLSGWQYGDLSVTGTTLHRQAMTMTLLGAVSCQLFNVWTLRSWDHSSFQRGAFTNRLLIIAIAIEILWVYALLNVQAVQVIFNTAHVPAQYLWILLPFPILLFLSHELYKYLRRPKMVKSEF, encoded by the coding sequence ATGCAGTACCATACGTTAAACCGGGAAGAACTGGTCGGTGCCCTGCACACTGCTGATACAGGTCTGGACCTCTCCGAAGCCGGGCAGAGGCTTGAACACTACGGGCCGAACGAAATCGAGCGGAAAAAACGGAAAAATTACCTGAAGGAGTATTTCGTCCAGTTCACGCATTTTTTTGCGGTCCTTCTCGAATTAGCGGCGGTTCTGTCGTTTTTAGCGGATCTTTACTCCCCGGGAGAGGGCTACGATGTTCTTGGATATGCGATCTTCGGTGCCGTCGTCGTCAATGCCACGTTCGCGTTCTGGCAGGAGTATAAAGCAGACAGGACGGTCGACGCCCTCCTGAAACTGATCCCCTCGCTGGTGAAGGTGCGCAGGGGAGGAGAGATCGCAAAGGTCGATGCCCGCCTGCTGGTGCCCGGTGACATCCTGATCGTCGAGGAGGGTGACCGCATCGGAGCGGACGCCGTGATCCTTGAGGCGAACTCACTGTACGTGAATATCGCAACGCTCACCGGGGAGTCCAGGCCGGTGAGACGGTTTCCGGGCGCCGACAGGAGCGAGACTATTCTGGACGCAAAAAATGTCCTCTTTGCCGGGACCACCGTCGAGTCGGGGAACGGGGTTGCCGCGGTCTTCGGGACCGGAAGGAACACCGAGTTCGGGAAGATCGCGTCGCTGGCGAAGGAGGTGAAAAAACGCCTCACCCCCATGCAGACCGAGATCATCAGGATCACGCGGATCCTCACCGTCGCCGCCCTCCTGGTGGGTGGGGTCTTTTTCCTTCTTGGATTTTTTTCCGGGCAGGGGTTTTTGATCGCCGCAATATTCGCCCTTTCCCTCATCGTTGCCAACGTTCCTGAAGGCATGCTCCCCACCATCACCCTCTCCCTCTCCCTTGCGAGCCAGAACATGGCGCGGAGAAACGCCCTGATAAAAAACCTCGACTCCGTCCAGACGCTCGGGAGCGCCACCGTGATCTGTACGGATAAAACCGGGACCATTACGCGCAACGAGATGACGCTGAAGGAGATCTACCTCGCGGGAGGGGAGACGATCTCGATCACCGGGGAGGGTTACGATCAGGACGGAGAGTTCGTTTTTGCCGGGGAGCGGTCTGGAGCAGATGAGCGCCTGCATTTTTTTCTGCTGGCCGGAATGCTGAACTGCCGGGCGACGATCGAAGAGAACGGCGTCTTTGGCGATCCCACCGAACTCTCCATCATTGCGGCGGCGCGAAAGGGCCGGATCGAGAACAACGGGTATGCGAAACTGCAGGAGTTCCCCTTCACCAGTGAACGCAAGATGATGTCCACCTCCTATGAAAAAGGCGGAGAAACGTTTATCTTCTCCAAGGGGGCGCTTGAAGTCCTGCTCCCGCTGTCAGATTACTTTGTCGACGACGCCGGTCGGGTCATGCCGTTCGATGAGTCCAACCGGGCGCGGCTCGTGGCCAGGGCCGAAGATCTGGAGCGCAAGGCGTACCGCGTGCTTGCGGTGGCCTATGGCCGGGGCGAGGAGGAGCGCGGCTTTATCATGCTGGGCCTCGTCGCCATCATGGACCTGCCGCGGTCCGAGGTCTTCGATGCGATCGCCACCTGCCGGCGGGCAGGCATCCGCGTCCTCATGCTCACCGGGGATAACCCGCTGACCGCAGAGGCGATCGCCCGAACAATCGGGCTGCAGGTGGATCTGGTGCTCACCGGCGACGAGACGCGGCGTATGCCCGATGAAAAACTTGAAGATCTGCTCAAACACCAGAACGTGCTTTTTGCCAGGATGCGTTCGGAGCAGAAGTTGCGGATCGCCTCCCTTCTTCAGAGAAACGGCGAGGTCGTGGCGATGACCGGTGACGGGGTCAACGACGCCCCGGCCCTGCGAAAGGCCGACATCGGCATTTCGATGGGGACGAAGGGGACCGAGGTCGCAAAGGAGGCGGCAGACATGATCCTTCTCGACGACAACTTCGCCTCCATCGTGGCGGCCATCGAGGAGGGGAGGACCGTGTACTTCAACATAAAAAAATTCGTCACCTACATCCTCTCCTCGAACATCCCCGAGATCGTTCCCTATATCCTCCAGTTTTTCCTGCGCATCCCCCTCCCCCTCTCGGTCATTCAGATCCTCTCCATCGATCTCGGCTCAGACCTGCTTCCCGGCCTTGCGCTCGGGAGCGAGGCGCCCGAAGAGGATATCATGGACCGGCCCCCGGTCGGGAAGAACGAGCGCATCCTCGATTGGGAGGTGTTCAAGCGCGGGTATTTCTTTCTGGGGGCGATCGAGGGGGCCGCAGCAATGGTCGCATTTCTCGGATTTTTGTTCCTTTCAGGATGGCAGTATGGAGATCTCTCCGTCACCGGCACCACGCTCCACCGGCAGGCGATGACCATGACGCTCCTCGGTGCGGTGAGTTGCCAGCTCTTCAATGTGTGGACCCTGCGTTCATGGGATCATTCGTCGTTCCAGAGGGGAGCGTTCACGAACCGTCTCCTCATCATCGCCATCGCGATCGAGATCCTCTGGGTCTATGCGCTTCTGAATGTGCAGGCCGTGCAGGTGATCTTCAATACGGCGCATGTGCCGGCTCAGTACCTCTGGATCCTCCTCCCGTTTCCCATCCTGCTCTTTCTGAGCCATGAACTCTATAAGTATCTGAGACGGCCGAAAATGGTGAAAAGTGAATTTTAA
- a CDS encoding AI-2E family transporter, with protein MIRLYEMRETRNYLLAAAILLILIIGMQITAYIVNLLVISLILTILTLPTMDFLRKKGIPDGIAVGVITVVAGGVILGTLMLTMHSFQVLIQDLPMYQAELNDRLSELLLLLDKIGIDPASLSPSSISLSSIVAIIEPYALNAGNGVLYLFFIMITTCFALLEAPKLPERLEKILGANLEGRFGIKRMSSLMIEFVIVRTEANLIHGTLFGLSLWAMGIHAAALWGILTFILAFIPYIGLFIAAIPAIFFAWLQYGVWGAVAVVIIVVILNALVENPIFAYIASRRFDLPPLVVIISLIVWGWILGISGMIFAIPITLILLIMVQCSDETRWINTLLGVDKLFADEGGAKEKH; from the coding sequence ATGATCCGTCTCTATGAAATGCGGGAAACCAGGAACTATCTTCTGGCTGCAGCGATCCTGCTCATTCTCATCATCGGAATGCAGATCACTGCATATATCGTCAATCTCCTGGTAATATCCCTTATACTCACGATCCTGACCCTGCCTACAATGGATTTCCTGAGAAAAAAGGGCATCCCGGACGGGATCGCCGTCGGGGTGATCACTGTTGTCGCGGGCGGCGTCATCCTCGGCACGCTGATGCTGACGATGCACTCTTTCCAGGTCCTGATCCAGGATCTTCCCATGTACCAGGCCGAGTTGAACGATAGACTCTCAGAACTGCTGCTTCTGCTCGATAAGATCGGCATCGACCCGGCATCCCTCTCTCCCTCGTCGATCAGTCTCAGCAGCATTGTGGCGATCATCGAGCCCTATGCGCTCAATGCAGGAAACGGTGTACTGTACCTCTTCTTCATCATGATCACGACCTGTTTCGCCCTCCTCGAAGCGCCGAAACTTCCTGAGCGGCTTGAAAAGATTCTGGGAGCGAATCTGGAGGGGCGGTTCGGCATCAAGAGGATGAGCAGCCTCATGATCGAGTTCGTGATCGTGCGCACCGAGGCGAACCTGATCCACGGCACGCTCTTTGGTCTCTCACTCTGGGCGATGGGGATCCATGCCGCCGCTCTCTGGGGCATTCTCACCTTCATACTCGCATTCATTCCCTATATCGGCCTCTTTATCGCTGCAATCCCTGCAATATTCTTTGCATGGCTGCAGTACGGCGTCTGGGGAGCGGTTGCAGTGGTGATCATCGTCGTCATTCTCAATGCCCTGGTTGAAAATCCAATATTCGCCTATATCGCATCGAGACGGTTTGATCTCCCCCCTCTGGTCGTCATCATTTCCCTTATCGTCTGGGGATGGATCCTCGGTATTTCCGGCATGATCTTCGCGATCCCGATCACGCTCATCCTCCTGATCATGGTCCAGTGCAGCGACGAGACGCGCTGGATCAACACCCTCCTCGGCGTCGACAAACTCTTTGCCGATGAGGGCGGGGCGAAGGAAAAACATTAA
- a CDS encoding agmatine deiminase family protein — MDDRSVTIGLVQTAVSGDPALNLERTLAAAETAAARGARIICLQELFRSPYFPQAEGADAGGYAETIPGESTEAFAAFARRHHVVVIVPVFERGEDGRFSNAAAVINSDGSLMPPYRKVHVPYDPLFYEKEYFYPGDCYRVYETTYGRIGVLICYDQWFPEAARSLALDGAEIIFYPTAIGRIRGMEDAVEGDWREAWETVQRGHAIANGVHVAAVNRVGEEGEILFWGSSFVCDSFGTVVARAGEGEEVLVAAIDLSKNREVREGWGFLRNRRPETYDALVRPTAAFSGGYRCPAERRPDTPKKCGYHMPAEWEPHDAIWLSWPHDPDTFPDLEAVEASYLRIVAALHHDEIVNLLVTDEPMQGRVTDLFTAAGLDLARIRFHRADYADVWFRDYGPVFVVDRAGGALAMVDWIFNAWGGKYEELMRDSGIPSTLNHWLHLPIFSPGIVLEGGSIEVNGKGTVITTRQCLLNPNRNPDLSQEEIEGHLKEYLGASHVIWLNQGIAGDDTDGHIDDVARFVDARTVVCVVEDDTEDENYEILQENLEILRCSTDQDGNPLTIVQVPMPDRVGDEEVRLPASYTNFYIGNRTVLVPVFGDENDERALAILKGLFPDRDVVGIDCRAMVFGLGTIHCISQQQPSV, encoded by the coding sequence ATGGATGATCGCAGCGTAACAATCGGGCTTGTCCAGACAGCGGTCTCTGGCGATCCCGCACTGAACCTGGAGCGCACGCTTGCAGCGGCAGAGACGGCGGCAGCGCGGGGCGCCCGTATCATCTGCCTGCAGGAACTTTTCCGTTCCCCCTACTTCCCGCAGGCGGAGGGCGCCGATGCGGGCGGCTACGCCGAGACGATCCCGGGCGAGTCGACCGAGGCCTTTGCGGCCTTTGCTCGCCGGCACCATGTCGTCGTCATTGTCCCGGTCTTCGAGAGGGGGGAGGACGGGCGGTTCTCCAACGCCGCTGCCGTCATCAACTCAGACGGTTCTCTGATGCCGCCGTACCGGAAGGTGCACGTCCCGTACGACCCGCTCTTCTACGAGAAGGAGTATTTCTACCCGGGCGACTGCTACCGGGTCTATGAGACAACCTACGGCAGGATCGGCGTGCTGATCTGCTACGACCAGTGGTTCCCCGAAGCGGCGCGATCGCTCGCCCTCGACGGTGCCGAGATCATCTTTTACCCGACGGCCATCGGGCGGATCCGCGGCATGGAAGACGCCGTCGAAGGGGACTGGCGCGAGGCCTGGGAGACCGTCCAGCGGGGGCATGCGATCGCCAACGGCGTCCATGTCGCCGCGGTGAACCGCGTCGGAGAGGAGGGCGAGATCCTCTTCTGGGGGAGTTCGTTCGTCTGCGACTCCTTCGGCACGGTCGTCGCCCGCGCCGGCGAGGGGGAGGAGGTGCTCGTCGCCGCAATCGATCTCTCGAAGAACCGGGAGGTCAGGGAGGGGTGGGGGTTCCTGCGCAACCGGCGACCCGAGACCTACGACGCCCTCGTCCGTCCGACGGCAGCGTTTTCGGGGGGTTACCGCTGCCCTGCAGAACGCCGCCCTGACACCCCGAAGAAATGCGGCTATCATATGCCCGCCGAGTGGGAACCGCACGATGCGATCTGGCTCTCGTGGCCCCATGACCCTGACACCTTCCCTGATCTCGAGGCGGTGGAGGCGTCCTATCTCCGCATCGTGGCGGCGCTCCACCATGACGAGATCGTCAACCTGCTCGTCACCGACGAACCGATGCAGGGGCGGGTGACCGACCTCTTCACCGCCGCCGGCCTTGACCTCGCCCGGATCCGCTTCCACCGGGCCGACTATGCCGATGTCTGGTTCAGGGATTACGGCCCGGTATTCGTGGTGGACCGCGCCGGCGGCGCCCTTGCGATGGTCGACTGGATCTTCAACGCCTGGGGGGGGAAGTACGAGGAACTGATGCGCGACTCGGGCATCCCCTCGACCCTGAACCACTGGCTGCACCTCCCCATCTTCTCCCCGGGGATCGTCCTGGAGGGGGGATCGATCGAGGTCAACGGGAAGGGGACGGTGATCACCACCCGCCAGTGCCTCCTGAACCCGAACCGGAACCCCGACCTCTCGCAGGAGGAGATCGAGGGGCACCTGAAGGAGTACCTCGGGGCCTCCCACGTGATCTGGCTGAACCAGGGGATCGCCGGCGACGACACCGACGGCCATATCGATGATGTCGCCAGATTCGTCGACGCGCGGACGGTCGTCTGCGTCGTCGAGGATGATACGGAGGACGAGAACTACGAGATCCTGCAGGAGAACCTGGAGATCCTGCGGTGCTCGACCGACCAGGACGGCAACCCCTTAACGATCGTCCAGGTTCCGATGCCCGACCGCGTCGGCGACGAAGAGGTGCGTCTGCCCGCGAGCTATACGAATTTCTACATCGGGAACAGGACGGTGCTCGTCCCGGTCTTCGGGGATGAGAATGACGAGCGGGCCCTCGCCATCCTGAAGGGGCTCTTCCCGGATCGAGACGTCGTCGGGATCGACTGCCGGGCGATGGTCTTTGGCCTGGGCACCATCCACTGCATCAGCCAGCAGCAGCCTTCGGTGTGA
- the uvrB gene encoding excinuclease ABC subunit UvrB produces MTAFQLKADFKPKGSQPAAIRELVDGLSAGERFQTLLGVTGSGKTFTVANVIEAVQKPTLVLAHNKTLAAQLYNEFAGFFPENRVEYFVSYYDYYQPESYIPAKDQYIEKDAAINPKIEQMRLAATASVLSRPDTVIVASVSCIYGLGNPANFEGMGFELKVGDRIRRNDLLERLVEILYQRNDIELMPGRFRAKGDTIDLIPGYFNDIIRIELFGDEIERITEIEKQSGRRKETMDYFYVYPARHFVVPESEMKRAIASIEKELAETLPGLGMLEAHRLEQRTLFDIEMIEETGSCKGIENYSRHFDGRNPGEKPYCLLDYFPEDFLMVVDESHQSLPQVRGMYNGDRSRKETLVKYGFRLPSAFDNRPLKFHEFEGYLRNTLFISATPGDYELRHSARVVEQIIRPTGLVDPVVEVRPISGQTADVIREIRATIGRGDRVLVTTLTKRLAEEMTDYLAEQGIKTRYLHSEINALERTEIIRRLRLGTFDVLVGINLLREGLDIPEVGFIGILDADKEGFLRDARSLIQIIGRAARNANAHVVLYADTLTDSIRAAVAETERRRQMQVAYNEEHGIVPQTIRKPVAAKEVEITDTKHIPKSEIPNLIIELEAQMHEAAEALEFERAIQLRDRVMKLRGEAERT; encoded by the coding sequence ATGACGGCATTTCAATTGAAGGCAGATTTCAAACCGAAGGGCTCCCAGCCCGCGGCGATCAGGGAGCTCGTCGACGGGCTCTCGGCAGGCGAACGCTTCCAGACCCTCCTCGGCGTGACCGGGTCGGGAAAGACGTTCACGGTCGCCAACGTGATCGAGGCGGTCCAGAAACCGACCCTGGTGCTGGCGCACAACAAGACCCTGGCCGCCCAGCTCTACAACGAGTTCGCCGGGTTCTTCCCGGAGAACCGGGTGGAGTACTTCGTCTCGTACTACGATTACTACCAGCCCGAGTCCTACATCCCGGCAAAAGACCAGTACATTGAGAAGGACGCCGCGATCAACCCGAAAATCGAGCAGATGCGCCTCGCCGCCACGGCCTCGGTGCTCTCGCGGCCCGACACCGTCATCGTGGCCTCGGTCTCCTGCATCTACGGCCTGGGGAACCCTGCAAACTTCGAGGGGATGGGCTTTGAGCTGAAGGTCGGCGACCGGATCAGGCGCAACGATCTCCTCGAACGCCTGGTAGAGATCCTGTACCAGCGCAACGACATCGAACTGATGCCCGGGCGTTTCAGGGCGAAGGGCGACACCATCGACCTGATACCCGGGTACTTCAACGACATCATCAGGATCGAACTCTTCGGCGACGAGATCGAGCGGATCACCGAGATCGAAAAACAGAGCGGCCGCCGGAAAGAGACGATGGATTACTTCTACGTATATCCGGCCCGCCACTTCGTCGTCCCTGAGTCGGAGATGAAGCGGGCGATCGCCTCGATCGAGAAAGAGCTCGCCGAGACCCTGCCCGGCCTCGGGATGCTCGAGGCGCACCGTCTCGAGCAGCGCACCCTCTTCGACATCGAGATGATCGAGGAGACCGGGAGCTGCAAGGGGATCGAGAACTACTCCCGCCACTTCGACGGCCGGAATCCCGGCGAGAAGCCCTACTGCCTCCTCGACTACTTCCCTGAGGACTTCCTGATGGTCGTCGACGAGAGCCACCAGTCCCTCCCGCAGGTGCGCGGGATGTACAACGGCGACCGCTCCAGGAAGGAGACCCTCGTGAAGTACGGTTTCAGGCTCCCTTCGGCCTTCGACAACCGCCCGCTGAAGTTTCACGAGTTCGAGGGCTACCTGCGAAACACGCTCTTTATCTCGGCGACGCCGGGCGACTACGAACTCCGCCACTCGGCTCGGGTCGTCGAGCAGATCATCAGGCCGACCGGCCTCGTCGATCCGGTGGTCGAGGTCAGGCCGATCTCGGGGCAGACCGCAGACGTGATCCGGGAGATCAGGGCGACGATCGGGCGGGGCGACCGGGTGCTGGTCACCACCCTCACCAAACGCCTCGCCGAGGAGATGACCGACTACCTGGCAGAGCAGGGGATCAAGACCCGCTACCTCCACTCGGAGATCAACGCCCTGGAGCGGACCGAGATCATCCGCCGCCTCCGCCTGGGGACCTTCGACGTCCTGGTCGGGATCAACCTCCTCAGAGAGGGGCTCGATATCCCCGAGGTCGGGTTCATCGGCATCCTGGACGCCGACAAGGAAGGGTTCCTCAGGGACGCCCGCAGCCTGATCCAGATCATCGGGCGGGCGGCGCGGAACGCCAACGCCCATGTGGTGCTCTACGCCGACACCCTCACCGACTCGATCAGGGCGGCGGTCGCCGAAACCGAACGCCGGCGGCAGATGCAGGTCGCCTACAACGAAGAGCACGGGATCGTCCCGCAGACGATCAGAAAACCGGTGGCGGCGAAAGAGGTGGAGATCACCGATACGAAGCACATCCCGAAGTCCGAGATCCCGAACCTGATCATCGAACTCGAGGCGCAGATGCACGAGGCCGCGGAGGCGCTGGAGTTCGAGCGGGCGATCCAGCTGCGTGACCGGGTCATGAAACTGCGCGGCGAGGCAGAGCGGACCTGA